The Carnobacterium divergens nucleotide sequence GCGATCCCATAGGGACCTCTATCGCTATTAAACAGCTTGGTGGCCCGTTAAAAATTCAAGAAATTAGCGGCACAATCCCATACAACCAAATGGCAACCAGTGGGGATATCTTAGTAGTTAAAGATACTGTTTTTAATCAAGTTACTAACCCTCTTACTACCTATAAAAAAACTGGCATCAATATCGAACACTATAAAAAAAGTGGTAAACTAGCAACAGAAATGGATAAGAAATTAGAGGATGAAAAGATGGCCTTTTTACCACTGGAAAATAGCAACATCTATCAACAACCTAGATCGGTATACAGCTCAAAATATTGGGTTGAGCAAGATTTAAACGCTTCAATGGGGTTTATGATGTACATTTCAGTCTTTCTAGGACTGGTCTTTATGATTGCAACAGGAAGCATTATCATGCTAAAACAATTAGCAGAAGCGGAAGAAGAAATCGGAAACTATCTGATTTTAAAAAAAATTGGTGTGACCTATCAAGAAATCAAACGGTCGATTTACAAACAAACAGCATTTGTATTTTTACTTCCAATTTTAATCGCAAGTATCCACACGTATGTTGCAATTAAAATGATGTCCATTATCTTAAATAACAATTGGATATATACTCTATTAATTTGTGGAAGCTTTATTTTTATTTACTTTATCTTTTATTTATTTACAGCTAGAGCATACAATCGAATTGTAAACCGACGAATAACTGCGAGACTATAAGAATAAAATAAATGGGTAGTGAGGATCAAACGACCCCTTTTTTTTGTTTGCCTATAAACAAAAAGAATCTTTACAAATATATATTTTTTAGTTATTTTAATAACTGGAAAATCGTGTTGGGGGAATGCACTGTTAATGCTTTAGAAAAGCCCTAAAGGCTTCTTTTAAATTCAATAATAAAAGTCACTTCAAATTCTCATTTTCAGCTATTTTTTTAATTTTTTAGAACAAGTTCATTTTACTAAAAGAACATAAAAAACAAATGAAATAAAATAAAAAACGCTATTAATCAGGTAGTTTATAAGTTTTCAGATTAAATAAAATAAAACTACTGAATCAAAAAAATTCAGATAATTTAAATTTAAATGTTGATAATATTAAATTAAGATGATAATATAGTGACAAGAAGTTAATTTGTTATTTAAAGTATTACAAATCGGAGGAATGAATATGAAAAAAAGAAATGTAGTAGGCCTATTAGGAATTGCTTTAACATCAACATTAGTTTTAGCAGCCTGTGGCGGTGGAAGTAGTTCAGATAGTGGAAGCAAATCTTCCTCTGATAAAGGATCATCAAAAGTGGCTGATAAACAAACTTTGAATTTAATTGAAAGTGCTGAAATTCCTACAATGGACACCGTCATGAATACAGATGCAGTTGGTTCTGTTGTAATGAACAACGTTTTTGAAGGACTGTATCGCCAAGATCTTAAAAATAATAATGAATTAGCAATGGCGGCAGAAGAGCCAAAAGTGAGTGAAGATGGCTTAACTTATACGTTTAAAATTAGAGAAGACGCAAACTGGTCAAACGGTGATCCTGTAACTTCAGGTGATTTCGTTTATGCATGGCAACGTTTAGTGGATCCTGCAACAGCAGCTCCATATAGCTACATGATGGATGGCGTTATTGCAAATGCAACAGAGATTATTGCAGGTGAAAAACCAGCAACTGACTTAGGCGTTAAGGCAATTGACGATAAAACGTTAGAAGTAAAACTAGCTTCAGAAGTACCTTATTTCAAAGGTTTGCTAGGATTATCAATGTACTACCCACAAAACGAGAAATTTGCTAAAGAAAAAGGCGAAACTTACGCTAAAAATAGTGACAATCTTGTTTACAATGGTCCATTTACATTAACAAAATGGGATGGTACAGGCTTAAACTGGGTATACAAAAAGAACGACACTTATTGGGATAAAAAATCTGTTAAGCTAGATTCAATCAACGTGGACGTTGTAAAAGAAACCTCAACTGCATTGAATTTATATGACAATGATTCTATTGATAGAATGCTTTTAACAGGTGACTATGCACAACAAAGACAAGATGATGCAGATTTGAAAAAACTGCCAACTTCATCTGTATTCTGGTTCAAATTTAACCAAAAACGTTCAGATAAAGAAACACCTTTAGCAAATGAAAATATCCGTAAAGCCATCGCAATGTCTTATGATAAACAAGCTTACGCAGACACTGTTTTACAAAACGGATCTGTTCCAGCTAACGGCATGGTTCCAGAAGGTCTTGCAAAAGATCCTGATGGTGGAAAAGATTTCCGTAAAGAAAATGGCAACTTGTTAGAATACAACAAGAAAAAAGCAAAAGAGTATTGGGAAAAAGGCTTGAAAGAACTTGGCGTTGACAAATTAGAGCTTGAAATTCTTTCAGATGATACTGAAAATGCGAAAAAATCTTCAGAATTTATG carries:
- a CDS encoding peptide ABC transporter substrate-binding protein, with protein sequence MKKRNVVGLLGIALTSTLVLAACGGGSSSDSGSKSSSDKGSSKVADKQTLNLIESAEIPTMDTVMNTDAVGSVVMNNVFEGLYRQDLKNNNELAMAAEEPKVSEDGLTYTFKIREDANWSNGDPVTSGDFVYAWQRLVDPATAAPYSYMMDGVIANATEIIAGEKPATDLGVKAIDDKTLEVKLASEVPYFKGLLGLSMYYPQNEKFAKEKGETYAKNSDNLVYNGPFTLTKWDGTGLNWVYKKNDTYWDKKSVKLDSINVDVVKETSTALNLYDNDSIDRMLLTGDYAQQRQDDADLKKLPTSSVFWFKFNQKRSDKETPLANENIRKAIAMSYDKQAYADTVLQNGSVPANGMVPEGLAKDPDGGKDFRKENGNLLEYNKKKAKEYWEKGLKELGVDKLELEILSDDTENAKKSSEFMQGQMEANLPNLKIKLKNVPFKVRLDLNDKQDYDIQVAGWGADFADPINFLELFQTENGNNKSGFSDAKYDALLEKIQTTSLSDPAKRWDEMLEAEKILMDTAGIAPIYQRYNSVLQKPYVKDIGVHLVGSDYTYKWAYVESH